A region of the Gadus morhua chromosome 1, gadMor3.0, whole genome shotgun sequence genome:
GGGTAAGTGTACACAGCTGTGAAATGTGATCAGGACATCTGggctgtttctgtgtttctgtgttgctCTATAAagtctggtggtggtgaggaatTATGAGACGTGGGAATGTTGTATATCAATGTGTGCATGGGCGTGGGTAATGGCAGCACTCTCTGGGCCTATGTGGGGCTTAACGTTATTGCAGGAACACATTTGTTGGAATTGCGGTGTCGGGAAGGAGTAAAAGTGAACGGAATAACAGCAAAATCGGCTTCCTGTAATGTATAATTTTGATCAGCTATAAACTGCTAATCATACTTAATTAACATAAACAATATACTTTTAAATCAAACATTTTACCCCATTATGGAAGAACCGGGACATAGAGATTTAATAGACAGAAATGCTCAAAAGGAGAACTAATTTCCCAATTAAAGGGGTGACATTAGAAAAGGTTTTGGGTGTGGGATACAACCAGGATGTCTTGGCCATGCCGGAATGTGGCATATGTCCATGTGACAGCTTAAAAGGCCATTCATTGCACTAAAAggttttagtagtagtagtagtagtagtagtagtagatttAAGAGCTTTGGATTGGAGCTGGCAGCATCCATGTTCCCTGTGTtacttatactttttttttggatttgtgCATGCCCTGATAAATCACCATAGATTATGGTCATCCTCACTGATGATATTTTTGTTTAAGTTTGTCATAGATCTCTTACCTATTATGTCACATTAGCCGTCGGGCTATAGGGTTAGTGATGAATAGCCTTGTGATTACAGTGTAGTGCCGCTCCATCAACTTTATAGCCAAGGATAAGGTGGAGTGCTTCAGACAATTGCTCTTCTGCTTGCTTTACTCCATGTGGCACGCAtcacattgttttatttttccatgTGAAATCCCCCACATGGTACTAACgtctatttatatctatatagtaTGTCACTGTGTTTATATAATACAGAAAGCCTCATTCCTCATCATTTGATACAATTATTTCACACTATTATGAACGAGAGGTTATGCTGTCTTTTTTGGGAATATGAGTTTGTCAAGAAGACTTTGGATGAATTTTATTAAATTAATGTGTTTACCTTTTCCTTGCGTGGAAAAAAATATTACGAAAATAAAATCATAAAATATATACCAATTTGAGAAGGCAATTCAGGTGTCAAGCTATATGATTACATTAACAGCtgtgtgagtttttgtgtgttacTAATTTGTTCTACAATTGCCACATAATTACGGCTAACACTTTTTACCTATTGCCTAGTAGTGAACTATTTCCCTCTAGTGGCCTTTTATTTTCATTGCAATCCACAGATTTCACTTGCATTGCTATTGCAAATGCTTTAATTGCTTGTATTCTAtgctgtatatataatattattattacggCATTATACTTATAATAACAAACGTAAAATATCTTCTCCTTTTTTCTAGTGATGACTTCCATCACTGCTACTACTTTCGGGACAGTTGGCCGAGGAAGCTTTGACCCCATCCACCAGCCTGATATCGTTCAGAGGAATCGCTCTGTGGCACCTGTGCACCGCCATCGAGCTCCCACTGCTCCACCTGCCAATCCCACCCCATCTCCCAGCATAATTTCCTCCCCTAACAGCACGCGTCTCCACTGGGACGACCTGAAGCGTACGCTGGCCTTCGCCTGGGACCTCCACGTCTACGGCTCCGCcagcctcttcctccttcttttAGCTGGAGCCGCCCTGGGCCTCATGCTGTCCCCCCGCACGGACTGCCCTCACCGGGGGGCCCTGGTTCTGGCcaacgccctcctcctcctggtgggAGGGATCCGGGCGGCTTTCTTTCTCCTCGATCCGTACGGCACGCGTCACTCGCTGCCTCGCGCGGCGGTGATCGCCCTGTACAACCTGCCGCTGCACATGTTGGTGTGGGCGCAGGCCGCCATGGCTCTGCTCGCCCTGAGGGTGGCGGCAGTGAGCGTGCTCCCCGCGCCCTTGGAGCGACCTCCTCTGGTGGCCGTGTTGGCTGTGCTGCAGTGCAccctgctgctggctgctgaCCTGCTCTCCCCTGCTCTGTCCCCCGTGGTGCCCGTCACCCTGCAGGTCCTCTCCCTTGGCTGGGGCCTCATCGTCTGCCTGGGCTTCCTCTGCTATGTCTTCCCGCGTATCCGCTGCCCGGTTCCACCTATTCCGGGAGGTGTGGAGGAAGCCGGGAGGACGGCCTGGACTGGAAGCAGGAGGACAGGGCTGATCCTGGGCAGAGTGCTGGCTGTGTGCGCCCTGTTGGGGGCGCTGTGTTGTGGTCTACACGTCTATGCCACCGTTTGGCTCTACGGACTCCTGAGGAACTCGAAGCACTTCACTTGGTGCTGGTGGCTCGTGCATTTCTGGGCCCGGCTGCTGGAGCTGGCCTGGGggttctctctgctgctgctggcctcctGGGTGTTCTGGAAGCCCGAGGGCGCTCAGGGAAGGGAcgaaggaggagctggagacggAACAGCAGGGGAACAGACATCCCCTTGCCATTCTGCACCCACCACTAACAAGCACACCTGCTGGTCCAAGATCGTGCAGAGCCTGAAGGGAAAGCCCTACAAGAAGTCTGACAGTAATGGggttgggagaggaggaggcggtggagggggagggggagggcctgGGGAATTGCCTAATAATTGGGCTGGACAGGAGCGGCCTGGCGCTGACATCAGCAAGAGTCTGATCCGGAACCAGAACCACGAGCTAGCCAGTGCTCAGCAGCGCTGCGTCAAAGACAGCAACCGTGGGCGCAACCAGCGGGGTGTGTCTGCGGAGCGGGGCATGTCCGACGGCTCCACGGGATCCCTGCTGAGACTGCAGGCGCTGGGCCGCCCCCCCCAGCGCTCCCTCAGCGGCAGCCTGGACACGGACAAGGACACGGGGGTCTCCCTGTACGAGTTTGACCTGAGGCCGCCCTCTCCCATCGATCTGACCCGCAGCATCGACGCGGCCCTTCACAGGGAGCACCTGCTGGGGGGAGGGAGCCTCTTCCTGCCCTTCGCCACGCCCTCCCCAGCCCCATCCCCAGGCTCGGGGAACAGCCAGGGCCCCTGGCTCCGCAGGAACAGCGATCCCCAGATGCTGTCTGAGAGCAGCGATACAGAGTCTTCCATGCCGCTCGGGGGCAGCATCATCAGCAGCGTCCCCAGCAGGCAGGTGACGGCCCCGCCGACTCCGTCCCACCAGGGTCAccggtgggggggcgggggggccgtgGGGAGCGTGCCCTCCTCGGTGTCCTGTCCGGTGTCACTGCgtccctccaggacctccacggggcacctgggggaggagggcggcgaCGACACGCGGCCCTTCATCACACCAGACTCGGAGGGCGTGGGCGGCCGGCCCGGCAGGCCTGGGAGGCCTGGGAGGCAGGGGGCGTCGCGGAGTTACCTGGAGGTGAGCCGACAGGACGACTCAGCCAGCGTCAGCAGTGAAATTATTGACCTCTAACCTTCAGGCGACCGCACAGGACCGCCATCATGAATAAGTACTGTTGTTGGTTGAGGACAACGCAAATAATTCAACGCAGAGGTTTATTGTTTGTCTCTTCTAAagagtaattattttatttgggaATCACATCAAATGGACATTGACCCCCAAACAACTCTATCAACGTCTCTTTTTGCCTTTTTGCAAAAGAAAGATTCTAATAGTTAATAACGGATGTGTAAAagatgtgtgtgaatattgcgTAGACCGACAAATAAACCAAACCTTTGTTCTGTTGCTcttactctctctatctcccttcctCAGATCTAATGTTGTCATTTCAGTCCTGTTAGAGCTAGGcctgacctggtgtgtgtgtgtgtgtgtgtgtgtgtgtgtgtgtgtgtgtgtgtgtgtgtgtgtgtgtgtgtgtgtgtgtgtgtgtgtgtgtgtgtgtgtgtgtgtgtgtgtgtgtgtgtgtgtgtgtgtgtgtgtgtgtgtgtgtgcctgtgcctgtgcgtgtgcgtggcgtgtgtgtgtgtgactgtgtgtgtgtgtgactgtgtgtgtgtgcatgtgttgtgtgtgtgcaataaaACGTGACTTGCCAAAACAAAAATTCACACTGTATGTTCAGACTTTGGACCATCCTGTTTGGACAGCGTGATTTTAATTTAAATTAGGCTGTTTGACGATATGTGAGGAAACTTGCATTAACTTTTATTCTAAACTACACAACCATAACCTGGTCTTAAAGCTCTTTTTCCACACTCGGTTAATCGTAACATAATGATAGAGATAACTAAATATGCACTGTTGCTGTCTGTCACCCTTATATGCTTCATGTAGTAATGAAAGAAGCATGTTGACATTTCCAACTCTTTGTGAAGTTATTAGCTTAAACTTTTTCTcctttaaaataataaaggaataacaataataattagaaGACAGTTTACATTAGGATTTATGCATTTTGCCTTTGGGAAAGCTATTACAATATATTTAAGCCTATGACAGCATTTTGATTACGTTATACACATTCATTTATTCACTGATTAACAATTGCAAGTTCCGCTTTCCTCTTGAGTTACGTCTAATCGACTTAAACAATCATTCAGTGGTATATCTGATTTAATGACTGCAGCTGAATGATGGGCTGTACAACACAAGAGGCTTAGCATGGCGTTCAGAACTCCTGTATTGAAGCTCATTACAGATCTAGTGTTTTATGATGAAAGAAGGAACTgatgtataaaatatatatatattaaaaaaaaaatatatatatatatatataaatatgtgtttgtgtacagaaCCCCACCTATACAGAGACAATAAATAGTATTTTTGATGTATATTGATAAGGCTAGAACATAAAGTATAATATTGGTACGTGAAAGACAATCTAATGAGGCCAATGTCGACCGTTCCAAGGTGTCCTATTTTTTCAAAACACTATATCTACGAAAATGTGATGgtctttctttgtttatttttgctaCAATGAACTGTTGAATGGTTAAACACTGAGTGCGTACTGTGTAATGATCATTTTGGACTGTTGCATTTTGGATCGGTTGGAACATTGACCAACCAGCTGAAACTCTGTTTCAAGAGATCTCTGAGGATTGCATACAATGAAGTAATGAATTACGAGAAGGACCAATGCTTGACTAATACAAAAGGATTTGTAGTCATCTTCTGcatattttaaatgttgatgATTGATATCCGTTTGTGTATCTGTTTCTGTATGTTTTAGGTAACACTTTAATAAGGGTAAATccattaattattaatttacATTAGTAAATGCAGTAACAAGCATTATTGTATAGCATTAGCACAGTTAACcaacaacataaaataaaaccTTACTAAaatgaacaccattaccttagTCAACAAGAACACtattagtaaacatgaacaccattagttaaTGATTACTAgattacttttttttgttagttaatgcttatcaCTGCATTAACCATTGTTATACTAAtcaatggttaattaatgtacccatattgtaaagtgttaccatgttttctttaaataaaaatacaaatacagacTTTACAACAACTTCAATTGTTCCTGTGCTCCTGATGAAAGCAACTGCAGGGTTTCTGGTAAGTCGAGAGGGCTTGCTGTCCGTAATTGTGATGTCACTTCTAAATGTGTTATTATGTATTACGGCCCTGTATTGTCAACATTCCAGTTTCTCCATTCAATTTTGTTGTATTGGTACATGCTGTGACTAAATGTACTTTATGACCAGGGTAGTACTTAGCATCTGAAACCTTAGGGTCTATTACAGTTGTCTCTACCAACAAAACAGGATGTGCCATAGTTAATACTGACGACCATTACCCCTCTCTCTAGTCAGAAGTGAGCCACATAGTGTGGAGCTACAAGTCTTGTTTTGTCCATTTTGCACATTGAACTTGTATTTATGTTCTTCAACTTAATGTTTGGATTGAAATAAACATGTGATAAGCAATCTTTTTTGTACTATATTTTGACCAGATAGGGAGATTACCCTGTTTTAAAACCTGATAGCCCatgttatatttttttttttctctctttactgTAATATAACAACATTTTCGTAATCTTCTTCCTATGAGCCGTGTACATCAGTTCATATTCCCTGAAGCCAGAATTTGAACAACATTACAAGAAGAACCACCCCAAAGACGAGGGCAATTAACATGGAAAAGGATGTCGAAGAATTGATAAGCAACATCAATATCATGCAACGGAAACTAAGCTCCCTCTACAGTATATTTTGAAGTTCTGCCCTCTCTTTGGCAAAGCTTGTACATCATGACGTCACACATAAGTACTGCCTTCATTTTGAAACCATAGCAATTTTGTCATTAATCTTGAAGTTATTTCTCATTAAGGGAAGACGTTGTGTTTGAAACAGCCACAGCATTGCTCACACGAGACGTTGCAAAACAAACTTTTATTAGCTAacggtaggcctatatttcCAATTATTTAGGATTTCACAGTACTATACTCTATTGAGTCACCAGCATCACCAGCAAAACATCCCATTATGCATTCTAATGTACAACCCCTGAATACACACATTTGTAGCACCTCATCCCAGGCAGTCAGTCCTGGGATGAGGAACAGGGTTACAAGCCGGTACAATGGTTCTACTTATACAGCAGTTGGTGCTGCAATACTATGACTATGACTAAGCCAGCAAGTCTATGACTAAGCCAGCAAGTCTATGACTAAGCCAGCAAGTCTATGACTAAGCCAGCAAGTCTATGACTAAGCCAGCAAGTCTATGACTAAGCCAGCAAGTCTATGACTAAGCCAGCAAGTCTATGACGCCGTCGCCAGGGCCATCCGGGATCGGCTTGGCCCTAACCCGGAAGAGCATCGGCGCCGGAAGAGCATCCGAGCGTTGGTGCTCACAGAGGGAGCCCGACCCTTCGCCTTTGCCCAGCAGTTGTGGGACCGAGCCAGGTGGGTGGCTGGTCCGGGACCAGAACACAACGGGGGGGCACGTGGAGCTGGTCGTCCTCGAAAGGTTCGTCGAGGGGCTCCCGGCCGGAAACCAGCGCCTGGGTGCAGTACCACCGCCCCGAGAGCCTCTCGGCCGCCATCCACCTTTCAGAGAGCCACCTGTCCCCCCCTCCGTCGGTCCAGCAACCGCCACCACCGGCCCCGTGCGCCGGCGCAGGTGGCCCAGCCGTCCCGCAGCGGGAGAGGCCGACCCCAGCGCAGAGGGCGAACTGGGGCATCACCATTCCAGAGCGAGCGTGTGaatcacctcccccccaccggCAGACGGCAGCTCAGACAGCAGGGAAGGGGTGTTGGCGATGCGGGCAGCCTGGCCACTTCCGGTGGGAGTGCCCCATGATGGAGGTGGGCCAGGTCGTCCGAGTCACCAGCGCCCCGTCTCCTCTCCACGGTCCGGGCGAGGCGTACCGTATCCCGGTGAGGATACGGCGGGGTACGTACCAGGTGCTTCTGGACTCGGGCTgcatgcagaccatgatccaTCAGAGCTGGTGCGCTCTGAAGCATTGGTAGAGGCATCTAGCATTACGGTGAGGGGTCCATGGGGTTGTTCACGAGTATCCCTTGGTCCCTATCGAATTTCATCATGGGGGTAAAACGCATAGGGTCAAGGTGGCGGTTAGTCCGAGCCTCGAGCATCCCCTGATTATTGGGTTAGAATGGGCTGGGTTTCCACAGGCTGTTAGGGAGATACGGGGGTGCGTACACGACAGATAGGGACATGTAAGTCTTGTGCTGTGTTCTGTGCCGATGCGGGGGCGTCCGGCGCTGCTCGAGGGCAGGGGGCGGCGGTGGAGCCTCAACCCAGGTCCCAGCGCCGAGGTTCCCATTTGTGCGAGATTTTCCCCCGAGCAGTCTCGGTACGCTACCCTACGCTCAGCCTACGACCAAGTGATGGCTATTGATGGTACCCGGGTCAACCAGACACAGTGCTCAATTACACACACTTTGTGGTGGTTAGGGATAGGCTT
Encoded here:
- the LOC115547433 gene encoding proline-rich transmembrane protein 3, with product MAVFVTFTSLTLLLLLFINPLPAQVITGSFGLLDPPAGDPSPLPLNQTVRLSFPPRGRSDVPVRRPMREKSATPQMPHTAEMSDSTKDLSEGQRLPDPTIHSDTFSISTLSSMNLSSRPVRARPTGSRPRTDTASMGLSRASSTREAWTKGPRPTVISTPLNEVIDSAGSELVKDGRVGNGRNNDGQEVGSVSSPTTLLLRGEPLVSSVTVGNEVSRFWPEAQSTAVGGLSPENADIKPLPDANQTEEPRLLPLTTRTSISTTPSPKIRVTFPPTMKPTSPQTGTLSAFNIPTPNRTKGTTKDYATVRPARTPLFKHPVAVGTLVPAHSQTNPTPEAITQEKTTITASKTNDIIQEATQTSSKTTSPPPTKATTESTHTALTTVKTVMTSITATTFGTVGRGSFDPIHQPDIVQRNRSVAPVHRHRAPTAPPANPTPSPSIISSPNSTRLHWDDLKRTLAFAWDLHVYGSASLFLLLLAGAALGLMLSPRTDCPHRGALVLANALLLLVGGIRAAFFLLDPYGTRHSLPRAAVIALYNLPLHMLVWAQAAMALLALRVAAVSVLPAPLERPPLVAVLAVLQCTLLLAADLLSPALSPVVPVTLQVLSLGWGLIVCLGFLCYVFPRIRCPVPPIPGGVEEAGRTAWTGSRRTGLILGRVLAVCALLGALCCGLHVYATVWLYGLLRNSKHFTWCWWLVHFWARLLELAWGFSLLLLASWVFWKPEGAQGRDEGGAGDGTAGEQTSPCHSAPTTNKHTCWSKIVQSLKGKPYKKSDSNGVGRGGGGGGGGGGPGELPNNWAGQERPGADISKSLIRNQNHELASAQQRCVKDSNRGRNQRGVSAERGMSDGSTGSLLRLQALGRPPQRSLSGSLDTDKDTGVSLYEFDLRPPSPIDLTRSIDAALHREHLLGGGSLFLPFATPSPAPSPGSGNSQGPWLRRNSDPQMLSESSDTESSMPLGGSIISSVPSRQVTAPPTPSHQGHRWGGGGAVGSVPSSVSCPVSLRPSRTSTGHLGEEGGDDTRPFITPDSEGVGGRPGRPGRPGRQGASRSYLEVSRQDDSASVSSEIIDL